In a single window of the Osmerus eperlanus chromosome 4, fOsmEpe2.1, whole genome shotgun sequence genome:
- the gp9 gene encoding glycoprotein IX (platelet) isoform X2 → MDACECLKKTRRIAQIDLWTGDLQKKGLQRWLDTESMLLGSCIVILLLLDTSSAQTVPKPCHCSAQVSGLQVNCSSLGLIEVPPLPTDTTELHLQDNQFTTVPPGHFDRLPLLRRVTLSGNPFHCDCGIQYLRVWLQRNRAAVFRVPTCVSPRAVAHTAITALSDAHFSSCGQQRCTGGLYNSLVGVMLCGLIALLLWGLRLAKHSTFTLEIDEPHAGFEAHSLHSHRPKHRRRRRSMLSESSGTSVNITCIDDLERARINMELLPQIMNSLHENNIKIKAT, encoded by the exons ATGGACGCTTGTGAATGCCTGAAAAAAACTCGTAGAATAGCACAGATTGACCTATGGACTGGGGATTTACAGAAAAAAGGCCTTCAAC GCTGGCTAGACACTGAAAG TATGCTTCTCGGTTCTTGTAtagtcatcctcctccttctggaTACATCCAGTGCACAGACTGTCCCCAAGCCCTGTCACTGTTCAGCCCAGGTTTCAGGACTCCAGGTCAACTGCAGCTCCCTGGGCCTCATTGAggtgcctcctctccccacagaCACTACTGAGCTGCACCTCCAGGACAACCAGTTTACCACGGTGCCCCCAGGGCACTTTGACAGGCTGCCTCTCCTGAGGAGGGTCACCCTGTCTGGGAATCCCTTCCACTGTGACTGTGGGATCCAGTACCTGAGGGTGTGGCTGCAGAGGAACAGGGCAGCTGTGTTTAGGGTGCCCACCTGTGTCAGTCCCAGGGCTGTGGCACACACAGCCATCACTGCCCTTAGTGATGCCCACTTCTCTTCCTGTGGTCAGCAGAGATGTACTGGAGGCCTCTATAACAGCCTGGTAGGGGTGATGCTCTGTGGCCTCATTGCCCTGCTGCTGTGGGGTTTAAGACTGGCCAAACACTCTACCTTCACCCTGGAAATCGATGAGCCACATGCAGGCTTTGAGGCTCACTCCTTACACTCTCACAGGCCCAAACACAGGAGAAGGCGCCGGAGCATGCTATCAGAGAGCAGTGGAACTTCTGTCAACATTACCTGTATAGATGACTTAGAGAGGGCTCGGATTAACATGGAGTTACTACCCCAGATAATGAATAGCTTGCATGAGAACAACATAAAGATAAAGGCCACCTGA
- the gp9 gene encoding glycoprotein IX (platelet) isoform X1, with product MDWGFTEKRPSTLDTKSMLLGSCIVILLLLDTSSAQTVPKPCHCSAQVSGLQVNCSSLGLIEVPPLPTDTTELHLQDNQFTTVPPGHFDRLPLLRRVTLSGNPFHCDCGIQYLRVWLQRNRAAVFRVPTCVSPRAVAHTAITALSDAHFSSCGQQRCTGGLYNSLVGVMLCGLIALLLWGLRLAKHSTFTLEIDEPHAGFEAHSLHSHRPKHRRRRRSMLSESSGTSVNITCIDDLERARINMELLPQIMNSLHENNIKIKAT from the exons ATGGACTGGGGATTTACAGAAAAAAGGCCTTCAACGCTTGACACTAAAAG TATGCTTCTCGGTTCTTGTAtagtcatcctcctccttctggaTACATCCAGTGCACAGACTGTCCCCAAGCCCTGTCACTGTTCAGCCCAGGTTTCAGGACTCCAGGTCAACTGCAGCTCCCTGGGCCTCATTGAggtgcctcctctccccacagaCACTACTGAGCTGCACCTCCAGGACAACCAGTTTACCACGGTGCCCCCAGGGCACTTTGACAGGCTGCCTCTCCTGAGGAGGGTCACCCTGTCTGGGAATCCCTTCCACTGTGACTGTGGGATCCAGTACCTGAGGGTGTGGCTGCAGAGGAACAGGGCAGCTGTGTTTAGGGTGCCCACCTGTGTCAGTCCCAGGGCTGTGGCACACACAGCCATCACTGCCCTTAGTGATGCCCACTTCTCTTCCTGTGGTCAGCAGAGATGTACTGGAGGCCTCTATAACAGCCTGGTAGGGGTGATGCTCTGTGGCCTCATTGCCCTGCTGCTGTGGGGTTTAAGACTGGCCAAACACTCTACCTTCACCCTGGAAATCGATGAGCCACATGCAGGCTTTGAGGCTCACTCCTTACACTCTCACAGGCCCAAACACAGGAGAAGGCGCCGGAGCATGCTATCAGAGAGCAGTGGAACTTCTGTCAACATTACCTGTATAGATGACTTAGAGAGGGCTCGGATTAACATGGAGTTACTACCCCAGATAATGAATAGCTTGCATGAGAACAACATAAAGATAAAGGCCACCTGA
- the LOC134018879 gene encoding haloacid dehalogenase-like hydrolase domain-containing 5: MKGLLPFYRAFYTLSNRQAKRNAGFAGSQRGFCGTVSDGKPQPGFGLLFDIDGVLVRGKTPIPAAKKAFQKLVNSQGQFVVPVVFVTNAGNCLRQTKADQLSHILGVPITQDQVIMSHSPLRMFTQYHERCVLVSGQGPVLDIAKNLGFQNVVGIDMLRESFPLLDMVDHNRRPKLPSTSIVNLPNIEAVILFGEPIRWETNLQLIVDILLTNGNLGSTHQPQKLPHLPLLACNMDLMWMAEAHSPRFGHGTFLVCLENIYKKITGKELKYEALMGKPSELTYHFAEYLIRGLAVEKQWRLPITSLYAIGDNLMTDIYGANLYNRYLEERTAKKKSKAMAKLASATGSSTTLPEDVEVDNAWEGELAPPLATSCKSILVCTGVYNPHTEVPTDANQCIKETVFHGHRDFRFDPALVEPGHIVQDVHDAVDLIFEQEKFVPL; this comes from the exons atGAAGGGACTCCTGCCATTTTACCGGGCGTTTTACACCTTAAGTAACCGACAAGCCAAGCGAAATGCTGGATTTGCCGGTTCTCAGCGCGGGTTTTGCGGAACCGTGTCTGATGGCAAG CCACAGCCTGGCTTTGGCCTGCTTTTCGACATTGATGGGGTGCTTGTCAGAGGAAAAACTCCCATTCCTGCTGCCAAAAAGGCCTTTCAAAAACTGGTGAATTCTCAGGGACAATTTGTGGTGCCAGTTGTGTTTGTCACGAATGCGGGAAACTGCCTTCGACAAACTAAAGCAGATCAGCTCTCCCACATTCTTGGGGTGCCT ATCACACAGGACCAGGTCATTATGTCCCATAGTCCTCTGAGGATGTTCACACAGTACCATGAGAGATGTGTTCTTGTGTCAGGTCAAGGACCAGTCCTGGACATTGCCAAAAA TCTGGGCTTCCAAAACGTGGTTGGCATTGACATGCTGAGAGAGTCCTTCCCTTTGCTGGACATGGTGGACCATAACAGACGACCTAAACTTCCT TCCACCTCCATTGTCAACCTTCCAAACATAGAGG CTGTGATTCTCTTTGGCGAGCCCATTCGATGGGAGACTAACCTGCAGCTAATTGTTGACATCTTGTTGACCAATGGGAACCTGGGCAGTACCCACCAGCCCCAGAAgctgccccacctccctctgctgGCCTGCAACATGGACCTCATGTGGATGGCTGAGGCGCATTCTCCACG GTTTGGTCATGGGACTTTTCTAGTGTGCCTAGAGAACATTTACAAGAAGATCACAGGTAAAGAGTTAAAGTACGAGGCTCTGATGGGGAAACCCAGTGAACTGACCTACCACTTTGCAGAATATCTCATCAGGGGCCTGGCTGTGGAGAAGCAATGGAGATTGCCCATCACTTCCCTCTATGCTATAGG TGACAACCTCATGACTGACATATACGGTGCCAACCTCTACAACCGCTActtggaggagaggacagccaAGAAGAAGTCCAAAGCAATGGCCAAGTTGGCATCCGCCACTGGCTCCAGCACAACCCTGCCTGAAGATGTGGAGGTGGACAACGCCTGGGAGGGGGAACTCGCTCCCCCCTTAGCCACTTCCTGCAAGTCAATCCTGGTGTGCACAGGGGTTtacaacccacacacagaggtgcCCACAGATGCTAACCAGTGTATCAAGGAGACTGTGTTTCACGGGCACCGTGACTTCCGTTTCGACCCTGCACTGGTGGAGCCAGGCCACATTGTGCAGGATGTCCACGATGCCGTGGATCTCATCTTCGAGCAAGAGAAGTTTGTGCCTCTGTAG
- the cnbpa gene encoding CCHC-type zinc finger, nucleic acid binding protein a has protein sequence MDMSSSSECFGCGRSGHWIKNCPNAGGRGRGRGRGRGKDQFCYRCGEQGHMARDCEQSEDACYNCHRTGHISRDCKEPKKEREQVCYSCGKAGHVARDCDHANEQKCYSCGGFGHIQKLCDKVKCYRCGEIGHVAVHCSKSNEMNCYNCGKTGHLAKECTIEATA, from the exons ATGGACATGAGCAGCAGCAGTGAGTGCTTTGGATGTGGCCGCTCTGGGCATTGGATCAAAAACTGTCCTAATGCTGGGGGGCGTGGCCGTGGCAGGGGCCGAGGACGTGGAAAGG ACCAGTTCTGCTACCGATGTGGAGAGCAAGGCCACATGGCCCGGGACTGTGAACAGAGCGAGGATG CCTGCTACAACTGCCACAGGACTGGCCATATCTCTCGGGACTGCAAGGAAcccaagaaggagagggagcaggtgtGCTACAGCTGTGGCAAGGCCGGCCACGTGGCCCGCGACTGTGACCACGCCAACGAGCAGAAGTGCTACTCCTGCGGGGGCTTCGGCCACATCCAGAAACTCTGTGATAAAGTGAAATGTTACAG GTGTGGAGAGATTGGTCATGTTGCCGTTCATTGCAGCAAATCCAATGAGATGAACTGCTACAACTGTGGCAAGACTGGCCACCTGGCAAAGGAATGCACCATTGAAGCCACCGCATAA